In one Lepisosteus oculatus isolate fLepOcu1 chromosome 26, fLepOcu1.hap2, whole genome shotgun sequence genomic region, the following are encoded:
- the si:dkey-183i3.6 gene encoding linker for activation of T-cells family member 2 isoform X4, with product MSAEFNPHGALLALLSAAPLLVILLMCLRCHRRSMKIREENQIYDPQLFEDRGFTVIRSKTVTRPNQIVRAPPPLPPEESQLEIEQDAQAVVNGEHSKYQNVPILAKEGCEPMYVDPIAGSPYQNCILKTSEKDADSNSYENVFPTTEKTTSQDSDGSDYENSTFLQTVKRRGCSAAPSADEEGDEPDYVNALVVKP from the exons ATGAGTGCAGAATTTAACCCCCACGGGGCACTGCTGGCCCTTCTGTCTGCCGCCCCACTCCTGGTCATCCTGCTGATGTGTCTGCGCTGTCACAGGAGATCCA TGAAAATACGAGAAGAAAACCAAATTTACGACCCACAGCTATT TGAAGATAGGGGATTCACTGTCATTCGATCTAAAACAG TGACACGGCCCAATCAGATTGTCAGAGCGCCGCCCCCTTTACCCCCAGA GGAATCTCAACTGGAGATTGAGCAGGATGCCCAAG CAGTAGTCAATGGAGAACactcaaaatatcaaaatgtcCCCATCT TGGCAAAAGAGGGCTGTGAACCAATGTATGT GGATCCAATTGCAGGATCACCATATCAAAACTGCATACTAAAGACCTCGGAGAAAG ATGCTGATAGCAATTCATATGAAAACGTGTTTCCCACCACAGAGAAAACCACCAGTCAGGACTCAG ATGGCTCAGACTACGAAAACAGCACATTCCTGCAAACTGTAAAAAGGAGAGGGTGTTCAGCAGCACCCAGCGCTGATGAAGAAGGAG ATGAACCCGACTATGTCAATGCCCTAGTAGTAAAACCCTGA